A region from the Manihot esculenta cultivar AM560-2 chromosome 13, M.esculenta_v8, whole genome shotgun sequence genome encodes:
- the LOC110607351 gene encoding protein EXORDIUM-like 5, with protein MSQPLFLLSFLGFFIFFTSGHVYASTSSNPPQLQTLNTKPEYINPKLPPRSLSSSKKFEGSSDLVQLRYHMGPVLSSSPINIYLIWYGRWADSQKLLIKDFINSISPATVAAKPSVSEWWRTVSLYTDQTGANVSRSVLIAGEYSDKAYSHGAHLTRLSIQQVIATAVKSAPFPVDHKNGIYLILTTQDVTVQDFCRAVCGFHYFTFPSMVGYTLPYAWVGNSGKQCPEVCAYPFAIPGYMGGGGPGALKAPNGDVGVDGMISVIGHELAELSSNPLVNAWYAGEDPTAPTEIGDLCEGLYGTGGGGGYIGQVMRDKQGRTFNVNGKRGRKFLVQWIWSPELKACAGPNALD; from the coding sequence ATGTCACAGCCccttttcttgctttcttttcttggcTTCTTTATATTCTTTACCTCTGGCCATGTCTATGCTTCCACTTCTTCAAATCCACCGCAATTACAGACCTTAAACACCAAGCCAGAGTACATCAACCCAAAGCTTCCTCCCAGAAGCCTCTCCTCGTCCAAGAAATTCGAGGGTTCTTCCGACTTGGTCCAGCTTCGGTACCACATGGGCCCTGTCCTCTCTTCCTCCCCCATAAACATTTACCTCATCTGGTACGGTCGTTGGGCTGATTCCCAAAAGCTCCTCATCAAGGATTTCATCAATTCGATCTCTCCCGCCACTGTTGCGGCTAAACCTTCCGTATCCGAGTGGTGGCGCACTGTGTCTCTTTACACAGATCAAACCGGCGCCAATGTCTCTCGTTCAGTCCTCATTGCTGGAGAATATTCCGATAAGGCGTACTCTCATGGAGCCCACTTGACCCGTCTTTCCATCCAGCAAGTGATAGCCACCGCCGTGAAATCTGCTCCTTTCCCGGTAGATCACAAGAACGGGATCTACCTGATCCTTACCACGCAAGACGTAACCGTACAGGACTTTTGTCGAGCAGTTTGTGGGTTCCATTACTTCACATTCCCATCCATGGTGGGTTACACTTTACCATACGCGTGGGTAGGAAATTCAGGGAAACAGTGCCCAGAAGTTTGCGCCTATCCTTTCGCAATCCCAGGTTACATGGGAGGGGGTGGGCCTGGGGCGTTGAAGGCGCCGAATGGTGATGTGGGTGTGGACGGCATGATCAGCGTAATAGGGCATGAACTTGCAGAGCTATCTTCGAACCCATTAGTAAACGCTTGGTATGCAGGGGAAGATCCCACAGCACCAACAGAGATCGGAGATTTGTGCGAAGGATTGTATGGAACCGGCGGCGGCGGAGGGTACATAGGGCAGGTGATGAGGGACAAGCAAGGAAGAACCTTTAACGTGAATGGGAAGAGAGGAAGGAAGTTTTTGGTGCAGTGGATTTGGAGCCCTGAGTTGAAGGCATGTGCTGGCCCTAATGCTTTGGATTAA